In Sebastes fasciatus isolate fSebFas1 chromosome 15, fSebFas1.pri, whole genome shotgun sequence, a genomic segment contains:
- the sptb gene encoding spectrin beta chain, erythrocytic isoform X2 encodes MTSPVDFDNAEITQQYSRINTRFDLTDEEIDNDNCSARLFERSRIKALADEREAVQKKTFTKWVNSILSRVGCRISDLYLDLRDGRMLIKLLEVLSGERLPKPTKGRMRIHCLENVDKALQFLKEQRVHLENMGSHDIVDGNHRLILGLIWTIILRFQIQDIIVETGQADQKETRSAKDALLLWCQMKTAGYPNINIRNFTTCWKDGMAFNALIHKHRPDLVDYSNLKRSNPTHNLQSAFNVAEQQLGVTKLLDPEDVFTENPDEKSIITYVVAFYHYFSKMKQLAVEGKRVGKVLDHAIETEKMINKYETLSSDLLTWIEQTIIVLNNRKLANSLTGVQQQLQKFNTYRTVEKPPKFQEKGNLEVLLFTIQSRMRSNNQRVYTPKEGALVADINRAWERLERAEHDRERILRDELIRQEKLEQMARRFDRKAAMRETWLQENQRLVAQDNFGYDLPAVEAAKKKHDAIETDISAYEERIQVLVDISKELESERYHDAKRIDVRKDNVLRLWDYLQELLKARRARLDKNLTLQRIFQEMLYIISWMDDMKARLLSPDFGKHLLEVEDLLQKHALLENDIALQAERVQSASAAALKFANGDSYKPCDPQVIRDRVQHLELCYEELCALAAQRRARLEQSLRFWYFLWEVAELESWIREKEHIFSSLDYGKDLTSVLVLQSKHSAFEDELGARRANLDQILAEGDQMIQAKHFGSPKVQESMDDIRRQWQQLEELTAFRRQNLQDTQRFFQFQGDADELKAWLLDAKRQMSSDDVGHDEYTTQRQLKKHRDLKNEAIKNGATIDALSKQANALPEELQNTPDIQRRLRDIKDLYMELLSLADQRQKKLDDAMALYTIFSETDACELWMGQKETWLVGLEVPEKLEDLEVVQNRLSILAQDMANVQQRVDDVNKAVKQLEDSRHPRTKEVKECQMRLNKRWEAFKAMVEDKKRKVDSAVSLNNYGLECDETGTWIKDKTRVIESTQDLGNDLAAVMTIQRKLFGMERDLAAIDTKLTFLRNEADQLSKDHQENADEILARRGELDAAWDTLRKTMKDREDSLGEVSKLQTFLQDMDDFQSWLFKTQKAVASEEMPATLPEAEEQLSLHDAVREDINNHEEDYHRVRDTGAQVTQDQEDDPQYQQLEQRLKGLDRGWVELQKMWDSRKNFLDQGLGFQQFMRDGKAVDAILNNQEYTLAHIDKPDNLAGAEKALKKHEDFLSTMEANEDKIDGALQGGQRLVDSDNLYSGKVQDKMDSIRDRQNKNKRRAQEVSEKLRDNRDLQHFLQNTQDLTVWINEKMLTAQDTSYDEARNLHSKWLKHQAFMAELASNKDWLNNVDQEGQELMESKPEFEPIVKERLAKLHELWEKLESTTQEKARLLFDANRSELFDQSLTDMKKWLGGLQQQLQSGDEDVRDLTKANILLKKHQMTENQVRDRARELEELQEAVRKHGGGREDQPELEAEQQALQRDFQQLLTPLAQRKGKLEAVKTVHQFYRDLADELLWIEERMPLAMSQEHGHNLQTVQMLLKKNQTLQKEIEGHQPRVDEVLERGRRMTAAASAEGRPEAERIADQMKELEEAWARLQDEMAKRRERLSGSSLAQHYYNDADEAEAWIGEQELYMIADEKAKDEQSAMLMLKRHTILKQDVDDYADSIQRLADRAQKMFAEDRPDGEEIIRRQGQVDKQYAGLKELAEDRRKKLDHTYHHFLLSREVEDLEHWIAGRDMVASSQEMGQDLDHVTLLRDKFREFARETGMVGQERVDFVNETIDELIEAGHTEAATMAEWKDTINESWADLLELIDTRAQLLTTSYELLKYFDDGKELVAQIHEKQKELPDDVGEDFSKAESFHRMHAAFERDITALGKQVQQFQETASRLHAQYAGGQADAIQATEREVVEAWKGLLDACDSRRAQLMDTAEKFRFFTMVRDLMVWMESIIQQIETQEKHRDVSAMELLQKYHQGIRSEIEARGAKFTDCTDQGKALLTRKHRDSAEINEKLVQLMEKRKEMMSKWDDRWDWLRLFLEVCQFARDASVAEAWLIAQEPYVSSKDLGHTVDEVEKLLKRHEAFEKSTATWEERFSALERLTTVELLELRNQQQEMEQFIKEEQRSDKDSRREDTGFVEESSQLYTIEEQTLSGSGAVEPSLGLREETAGDSTVPIVSEMRESGSLELEPSVSIGTPKEPERAATMPVETPRAQTVLQEGMLGRKHDVEGSGKKASNRSWNNLYCVLKPGQLSVYKDSKSFGHGVTYHGEDPLSLSNASWEILNNYKKKKHVAKLRLADGGEYLFQCKDEEELQRWSQAMEKAVQPLAAEEASGPSGAKAHSLPPPSSSTALPEPSSAKKDKEKKFSRFAKKK; translated from the exons ATGAGCGTGAGGCGGTTCAGAAGAAGACCTTCACTAAATGGGTCAACTCGATCCTGTCCCGGGTCGGCTGTCGCATCTCTGACCTCTACCTGGACCTGCGAGACGGACGCATGCTCATTAAACTGCTGGAGGTGCTGTCCGGCGAACGACTG CCAAAACCCACTAAGGGCCGAATGCGTATCCACTGTTTGGAGAATGTGGACAAAgctctgcagttcctcaaagaGCAGAGGGTCCACCTGGAGAACATGGGCTCCCACGACATCGTCGACGGCAACCATCGCCTCATCCTCGGCCTCATCTGGACCATCATCCTTCGCTTCCAG aTCCAGGACATCATTGTGGAAACGGGCCAGGCGGACCAGAAGGAGACGCGCTCAGCCAAGGAcgctcttcttctgtggtgtcaGATGAAAACGGCAGG ATATCCCAATATCAACATCAGAAACTTCACCACCTGCTGGAAAGACGGCATGGCCTTCAACGCTCTCATACACAAACACCG gcCAGATCTGGTGGACTATAGCAATCTGAAGAGGTCAAACCCGACCCACAACCTCCAGAGCGCCTTCAACgtagcagagcagcagcttggCGTGACCAAGCTGTTAGACCCTGAAG ATGTGTTCACAGAGAACCCAGATGAGAAGTCCATCATCACGTACGTCGTGGCATTTTACCACTACTTCTCGAAGATGAAGCAGCTCGCTGTCGAGGGCAAGAGAGTTGGAAAG GTTCTGGATCACGCCATCGAGACGGAGAAGATGATTAATAAATATGAGACGCTTTCGTCAGACCTGCTGACGTGGATCGAGCAGACCATCATCGTGCTGAACAACCGGAAACTTGCCAACTCTCTGACCGGAgttcagcagcagcttcagaAGTTCAACACCTACCGAACGGTAGAGAAGCCGCCCAA GTTCCAGGAGAAGGGAAACCTTGAGGTGCTGCTGTTCACCATCCAGAGTCGTATGAGGTCCAACAACCAGAGGGTCTACACGCCTAAAGAGGGAGCCCTGGTCGCTGATATCAACAGG GCCTGGGAGCGTCTGGAGAGGGCGGAGCATGATCGGGAGCGAATCCTGAGAGACGAGCTGATCAGAcaggagaagctggaacagATGGCGAGAAGATTCGACAGGAAGGCTGCCATGAGGGAGACCTGGCTCCAGGAGAACCAGAGACTCGTGGCTCAG GATAACTTTGGTTACGACCTGCCAGCTGTGGAGGCAGCGAAGAAAAAGCATGATGCCATTGAGACGGACATCTCTGCGTATGAAGAGCGTATTCAGGTCCTGGTGGACATCTCAAAAGAGCTGGAGTCAGAGCGATACCATGACGCCAAACGTATCGACGTCCGGAAAGACAACGTCCTGCGCCTGTGGGACTACCTGCAGGAGCTGCTGAAGGCTCGTAGGGCGCGTCTGGATAAGAACTTGACCTTGCAGAGGATCTTCCAGGAGATGCTGTACATCATCAGCTGGATGGATGACATGAAG GCTCGACTTCTGTCTCctgactttgggaaacacttgcTGGAAGTGGAAGACTTGTTACAGAAACACGCTCTGTTGGAGAACGACATCGCTCTGCAGGCAGAGAGAGTGCAGAGCGCCAGTGCTGCTGCGCTCAAGTTCGCCAACGGAGATA GCTACAAGCCATGTGATCCTCAGGTGATCCGCGACAGGGTGCAGCACCTGGAATTGTGCTACGAGGAGCTTTGTGCCCTGGCGGCCCAGCGGAGGGCTCGCTTGGAGCAGTCCCTCCGCTTCTGGTACTTCCTGTGGGAGGTGGCGGAGCTGGAGAGCTGGATTAGAGAGAAGGAGCACATTTTCTCCTCCCTGGATTATGGAAAGGACCTTACCAGCGTGCTGGTGCTTCAGAGCAAACACAGCGCCTTCGAGGACGAGCTTGGAGCCCGCCGCGCCAACCTTGACCAGATCTTGGCCGAAGGAGATCAGATGATCCAGGCCAAGCACTTTGGCTCCCCGAAGGTTCAAGAAAGCATGGACGACATCAGGCGGCAATGGCAGCAGTTGGAGGAGCTGACTGCGTTTCGGAGACAGAACCTCCAGGACACCCAGAGGTTCTTCCAGTTTCAGGGAGACGCTGATGAACTCAAAGCCTGGCTGCTGGACGCCAAGAGGCAGATGAGTAGCGATGACGTGGGCCACGACGAGTACACCACCCAGCGGCAACTGAAGAAGCACAGGGACCTGAAGAATGAAGCAATCAAGAACGGAGCCACCATAGATGCTCTGTCCAAACAGGCCAATGCGCTGCCAGAGGAGCTACAAAACACCCCTGATATCCAGAGACGTCTGAGGGACATCAAGGACCTGTACATGGAGCTCTTGTCTCTGGCTGACCAGAGACAGAAGAAGCTAGATGACGCTATGGCCTTGTACACCATCTTCAGTGAGACGGATGCCTGTGAGCTCTGGATGGGCCAGAAGGAGACGTGGTTGGTGGGTTTAGAGGTGCCTGAGAAGCTGGAGGATCTGGAAGTAGTACAGAACAG gTTGAGCATTCTAGCTCAAGATATGGCAAACGTTCAGCAGAGAGTTGATGACGTCAATAAAGCTGTGAAACAGCTTGAGGACAGCAGACACCCTCGCACCAAAGAGGTCAAAGAATGTCAGATGCGACTGAATAAGAG GTGGGAGGCCTTCAAGGCCATGGTGGAGGACAAGAAGAGGAAAGTGGATTCTGCCGTTAGTCTGAACAACTACGGGCTGGAGTGTGACGAGACAGGGACCTGGATCAAAGACAAGACGCGCGTTATCGAGTCCACACAGGACTTGGGCAATGACCTGGCAGCCGTCATGACCATCCAGAGGAAactgtttggcatggagagagATTTGGCCGCCATCGACACCAAGCTTACCTTCCTGAGGAACGAGGCCGACCAGCTGTCTAAGGACCACCAGGAGAACGCAGATGAGATCTTGGCCCGCAGAGGGGAGCTGGACGCGGCCTGGGACACGCTAAGAAAGACCATGAAAGACCGAGAGGACTCTTTGGGCGAGGTCAGCAAGTTACAGACCTTCCTCCAAGACATGGATGACTTCCAGTCCTGGCTTTTCAAGACCCAGAAGGCCGTGGCGTCAGAGGAAATGCCCGCCACGCTGCCGGAGGCCGAGGAGCAGCTCAGCCTTCATGACGCCGTGCGTGAAGACATAAACAACCACGAGGAAGACTATCACCGTGTGAGGGACACCGGTGCCCAGGTTACCCAGGATCAGGAGGATGATCCTCAGTACCAGCAGCTGGAGCAGAGGCTGAAGGGGCTGGACCGTGGTTGGGTTGAACTGCAGAAGATGTGGGACAGCCGCAAGAACTTCCTGGACCAGGGTCTGGGTTTCCAGCAGTTCATGAGGGATGGCAAGGCTGTGGATGCCATCCTCAACAACCAG GAGTACACCTTGGCCCACATAGACAAGCCTGACAACTTGGCTGGGGCAGAGAAAGCTCTGAAGAAGCATGAGGACTTTTTGAGCACCATGGAGGCCAACGAGGACAAGATAGACGGCGCTCTGCAGGGCGGGCAGCGGCTGGTGGACAGCGACAACCTCTACTCTGGGAAAGTGCAGGACAAAATGGACTCAATCCGAGACAG GCAAAACAAGAATAAGAGGAGAGCCCAGGAGGTGTCAGAAAAGCTCAGAGACAACCGCGACCTGCAGCACTTCCTGCAAAACACTCAAGAT CTGACCGTATGGATCAACGAGAAGATGCTGACGGCTCAGGACACGTCGTACGATGAGGCCAGGAATCTCCACAGCAAATGGCTGAAACATCAGGCCTTCATGGCTGAACTGGCCTCCAACAAGGACTGGCTCAACAACGTAGACCAG GAGGGTCAGGAGCTCATGGAGTCCAAGCCCGAGTTTGAGCCCATCGTGAAGGAGCGTCTGGCCAAACTCCACGAGCTGTGGGAGAAGCTGGAGTCCACAACCCAGGAGAAAGCCCGGCTGCTGTTTGATGCTAACCGCTCCGAGCTTTTCGACCAGAGCCTGACTGATATGAAGAAGTGGCTCGgtgggctgcagcagcagctacagagCGGAGACGAGGACGTCAGAGATCTGACTAAAGCCAACATCCTGCTCAAGAAGCATCAG ATGACAGAGAACCAGGTGCGTGACCGGGCACGGGAGCTGGAGGAGCTCCAGGAGGCCGTCAGGAAGCACGGCGGAGGCAGGGAGGACCAGCCGGAGCTTGAGGCCGAGCAGCAGGCCCTGCAGAGGGACTTCCAGCAGCTCCTCACGCCACTGGCCCAGCGCAAGGGCAAACTGGAGGCCGTGAAGACTGTCCACCAGTTCTACAGAGACCTGGCCGATGAGCTT ctctGGATTGAGGAGAGGATGCCGCTGGCAATGTCACAAGAGCACGGCCACAATCTTCAAACTGTGCAAATGCTACTGAAGAAGAACCAG ACGTTGCAGAAGGAGATCGAGGGCCACCAGCCTCGCGTCGATGAGGTGCTAGAGCGAGGAAGGAGGATGACGGCGGCCGCCAGCGCAGAGGGCAGGCCGGAGGCAGAGCGAATCGCGGACCAGatgaaggagctggaggaggcgtGGGCCCGGCTGCAGGACGAGATGGCCAAGCGCAGGGAGAGGCTGAGCGGCTCCAGCTTGGCCCAGCATTACTACAACGACGCTGATGAGGCCGAAGCCTGGATAGGGGAGCAGGAGCTCTACATGATCGCGGATGAAAAGGCCAAG GATGAGCAGAGTGCCATGCTGATGCTGAAGCGCCACACGATTCTCAAGCAAGACGTGGATGACTACGCTGACTCCATTCAGAGGCTGGCTGACCGTGCCCAGAAAATGTTTGCCGAGGACCGTCCTGACGG TGAGGAGATCATCAGGCGACAGGGCCAGGTGGATAAACAGTACGCGGGGCTGAAGGAGCTGGCGGAGGACCGCAGGAAGAAGCTGGACCACACCTACCACCACTTCTTGCTGAGCCGAGAGGTGGAGGACCTGGAACACTGGATCGCAGGGAGAGACATGGTGGCCTCCTCACAGGAGATGGGCCAGGACCTGGACCACGTCACG CTTCTGAGGGATAAGTTCAGAGAGTTTGCGCGGGAGACGGGGATGGTGGGTCAGGAGCGAGTGGACTTTGTCAACGAGACGATAGACGAGCTGATCGAAGCCGGCCACACCGAGGCAGCCACCATGGCAGAGTGGAAGGACACCATCAATGAAAGCTGGGCTGATCTGCTAGAGCTCATCGACACTCGCGCTCAGCTCCTCACTACATCTTACGAGCTGCTCAA GTACTTTGACGATGGGAAGGAGCTAGTGGCTCAGATCCATGAAAAGCAGAAAGAACTGCCCGATGATGTTGGAGAGGACTTCAGCAAAGCCGAGTCCTTCCACAGGATGCACGCCGCCTTTGAGAGAGACATCACCGCTCTAGGCAAACAG GTTCAACAGTTCCAGGAGACCGCTTCACGGCTTCATGCCCAGTATGCAGGGGGCCAAGCGGACGCCATCCAGGCCACAGAGCGAGAGGTGGTGGAAGCCTGGAAGGGCCTGCTGGACGCCTGCGACAGCCGCAGGGCGCAGCTGATGGACACAGCTGAGAAGTTCCGCTTTTTCACCATGGTGCGAGACCTGATGGTCTGGATGGAGAGCATCATCCAGCAGATAGAGACTCAGGAGAAACACAG GGATGTCTCAGCCATGGAGCTCCTGCAGAAGTACCACCAGGGGATCCGCTCAGAGATCGAGGCCAGGGGAGCAAAATTCACTGACTGCACAGACCAGGGCAAGGCTCTGCTGACACGCAAGCACCGAGACTCTGCTGAG ATCAACGAGAAGCTGGTGCAGCTGATGGAGAAAAGGAAGGAGATGATGTCCAAGTGGGACGACAGATGGGACTGGCTCAGACTCT TTCTGGAGGTGTGTCAGTTTGCGCGGGACGCCTCGGTGGCGGAGGCCTGGCTTATCGCTCAGGAGCCCTACGTGTCCAGTAAAGACCTGGGCCATACTGTGGACGAGGTTGAGAAACTCCTTAAGAGGCATGAGGCCTTTGAGAAATCCACCGCCACTTGGGAAGAGCGCTTCTCTGCACTGGAGCGCCTCACTACG GTGGAGCTGTTGGAACTGAGGAATCAGCAACAGGAGATGGAGCAGTTCATCAAAGAAGAGCAACGCTCGGATAAGGACAGCAG GAGAGAAGACACAGGTTTCGTAGAGGAATCTTCGCAGCTCTACACTATTGAGGAACAGACTCTG TCAGGTTCTGGTGCAGTTGAGCCCAGTTTAGGTCTGCGGGAGGAGACGGCCGGTGACTCCACAGTGCCCATAGTGTCAGAAATGAGAGAGAGTGGTTCCCTGGAGCTGGAACCCTCTGTCTCAATAGGGACCCCGAAAGAACCAGAGAGGGCTGCCACCATGCCCGTGGAGACCCCCAGAGCCCAGACTGTGCTGCAGGAGGGCATGCTGGGCCGCAAACACGATGTGGAGGGCTCAGGAAAGAAGGCTTCAAATAG gtCGTGGAACAACTTGTACTGTGTGCTGAAGCCGGGTCAGCTCTCAGTCTATAAGGATTCTAAGAGTTTTGGCCATGGCGTGACGTATCACGGCGAGGACCCTTTGTCCCTCAGTAACGCCAGCTGGGAGATCCTCAACAactacaagaagaagaagcacgTCGCCAAACTACG TCTTGCTGACGGCGGTGAATATTTGTTCCAGTGTAAAGACGAG GAGGAGCTCCAGCGTTGGAGCCAGGCCATGGAGAAGGCCGTTCAGCCCCTGGCAGCGGAGGAGGCGTCGGGGCCCTCAGGGGCCAAAGCCCACAGCCTgcccccaccctcctcctcaaCTGCCCTCCCTGAGCCCAGCTCTGCCAAGAAAGACAAGGAGAAGAAGTTCAGCCGCTTTGCCAAGAAGAAGTGA